One genomic segment of Drosophila melanogaster chromosome 3R includes these proteins:
- the Ugt35C1 gene encoding UDP-glycosyltransferase family 35 member C1 (frameshift, may be evolving pseudogene): protein MRLLTVIAIVFCALSAKPLESESAKILATLPFPGRSQYIFVESYLKALAAKGHQVTVINAFKNKETPNMRFIEALKAHEFADEMMSLLNVPLLWQQLNAMDYILNKFIDVTMEDEGVQRLLNSGETFDLVLAEMLHMEPMYAFAQHFNATLVGFSSFGTDRTIDEAAGNISPISYNPLVTSPRTDRMTFLERLENHYEVIVEDIHRHFVHLPHMRNVYKKYFPNAKKTLEEVMDSFSLILLGQHFSLSYPRPYLPNMIEVGGMHISHKPKPLPEDIKQFIEGSPHGVIYFSMGSNVKSKDLPQETRDTLLKTFAKLKQRVLWKFEDDDMPGKPANVLIKKWYPQPDILAHPNVKLFISHGGLLSSTESVYFGKPILGLPCFYDQHMNVQRAQRVGFGLGLDLNNLKQEDLEKAIQTLLTDPSYAKASLAISERYRDQPQSAVDRAVWWTEYVIRHNGAPHLRATSRDLNFIQLNSLDTLAVILAVPLLLALLIVTLSCKLLGGKKQKCLHADKLKKH from the exons ATGAGATTATTAACTGTGATCGCGATCGTGTTTTGCGCTTTGAGCGCCAAGCCGCTCGAGTCGGAAAGTGCGAAGATTTTGGCTACGCTGCCGTTTCCGGGTCGATCTCAGTACATATTTGTGGAGAGTTACTTGAAAGCTTGGCAGCTAAGGGTCATCAGGTGACCGTTATTAATGCCTTCAAGAACAAGGAGACACCAAATATGCGCTTTATTGAGGCCCTCAAAGCGCACGAATTCGCAGACG AGATGATGAGTTTGCTGAATGTGCCACTATTGTGGCAGCAGCTCAATGCCATGGATTACATATTAAACAAATTCATCGATGTAACTATGGAGGACGAGGGTGTCCAGAGGCTACTTAATTCGGGAGAAACTTTCGATCTGGTGCTGGCGGAGATGCTCCATATGGAACCGATGTACGCTTTTGCTCAGCATTTTAATGCCACTTTAGTGGGATTCTCCAGCTTTGGAACCGATAGAACTATTGATGAGGCTGCTGGAAATATATCACCCATATCATATAACCCGCTTGTGACCTCTCCTCGAACCGATCGGATGACCTTTCTGGAGCGCTTGGAAAATCACTACGAAGTCATTGTGGAGGACATTCATCGCCATTTCGTTCACCTGCCACATATGagaaatgtttacaaaaagtATTTCCCGAATGCAAAGAAAACCCTGGAGGAAGTCATGGATAGTTTTTCGTTGATTCTGCTGGGCCAGCATTTTTCTTTGAGCTATCCGCGACCCTATTTGCCCAACATGATTGAGGTTGGTGGAATGCACATCTCGCACAAGCCGAAACCACTGCCAGAAGacattaaacaatttattgagGGTTCGCCACATGGTGTTATATACTTCTCCATGGGCTCCAATGTGAAGAGCAAGGATCTGCCACAGGAAACTCGTGATACGCTGCTGAAGACCTTTGCCAAATTGAAGCAGAGAGTGCTGTGGAAATTCGAAGATGACGATATGCCTGGAAAGCCAGCTAATGTGCTGATCAAGAAATGGTATCCCCAGCCGGATATTCTGGCCCATCCGAATGTGAAGTTGTTCATCAGCCACGGTGGTCTGCTGAGCAGCACCGAAAGCGTTTACTTTGGCAAACCCATACTGGGATTGCCGTGCTTCTATGATCAGCACATGAATGTGCAGCGCGCCCAGCGAGTGGGATTCGGCTTGGGCTTGGATCTGAATAATCTAAAGCAGGAGGATTTGGAAAAGGCCATTCAAACGCTGCTCACTGATCCCAGTTATGCCAAAGCATCCTTGGCCATTTCCGAGCGGTATCGTGATCAACCGCAATCAGCCGTCGATCGAGCTGTCTGGTGGACGGAGTACGTAATCAGGCACAATGGTGCTCCTCACCTGCGAGCAACTTCCCGGGATCTCAACTTCATTCAACTGAACAGCTTGGACACTTTAGCTGTGATACTGGCAGTACCTCTACTACTCGCTCTGTTAATCGTAACGTTATCTTGCAAATTATTGGGAGGAAAGAAACAGAAATGCTTACATGCTGATAAGCTTAAGAAACATTAG